In Leptolyngbya sp. SIO1E4, one DNA window encodes the following:
- the rplK gene encoding 50S ribosomal protein L11: protein MAKKVVALIKLAIPAGKANPAPPIGPALGQHGVNIMAFCKEYNGKTADKAGLIVPVEISVYEDRSFTFVLKTPPASVLIKKAIGIDKGSGQPNSVKVGTITRDQLKEIAETKMPDLNANDVEAAIRIIEGTARNMGVTVAD, encoded by the coding sequence ATGGCAAAGAAGGTTGTCGCACTGATTAAGTTAGCGATCCCGGCAGGGAAAGCAAACCCAGCACCGCCCATTGGTCCGGCGCTAGGTCAGCACGGCGTTAACATCATGGCGTTCTGCAAAGAATACAACGGTAAGACTGCAGACAAAGCAGGTCTGATCGTTCCTGTAGAAATTTCGGTTTATGAAGACCGGAGTTTCACCTTTGTTCTCAAAACGCCACCGGCCTCTGTGCTGATCAAAAAAGCGATCGGCATAGATAAAGGTTCAGGTCAGCCCAATAGCGTCAAAGTTGGAACTATTACCCGCGATCAGTTGAAAGAGATTGCGGAAACAAAAATGCCCGACCTGAACGCCAATGATGTGGAAGCCGCTATCCGCATTATTGAGGGAACCGCGCGTAATATGGGTGTCACCGTAGCTGACTAA
- the rplL gene encoding 50S ribosomal protein L7/L12, producing MSEKTDQILEQLKTLSLLEASELVTQIEEAFGVDASASAGGGMMMMPGMMPGATGGGEAEPEEEKTEFDVVLEEVPADKKIAILKVVRALTGLGLKEAKEMVESAPKAIKEAVAKDDAEDAKKQLEDAGAKVSVK from the coding sequence ATGTCTGAGAAGACCGATCAAATTCTAGAGCAGCTAAAAACGCTGTCTTTGCTGGAAGCCTCTGAACTGGTGACGCAGATTGAAGAAGCCTTTGGTGTAGACGCATCTGCTTCTGCGGGTGGCGGCATGATGATGATGCCGGGCATGATGCCAGGGGCTACAGGCGGCGGTGAAGCCGAACCTGAAGAAGAGAAAACCGAATTTGATGTTGTGCTGGAAGAAGTTCCTGCCGATAAGAAGATCGCTATCCTCAAGGTGGTTCGGGCCCTGACTGGTTTAGGACTGAAGGAAGCCAAGGAAATGGTGGAATCTGCACCCAAAGCCATTAAAGAAGCAGTTGCTAAAGATGATGCCGAAGATGCCAAGAAGCAACTCGAAGACGCTGGCGCTAAGGTGAGCGTTAAATAA
- the rplA gene encoding 50S ribosomal protein L1 — translation MTRKVSRRLKELQAKVEDHSYEPLAALDLLKETATAKFPESAEAHIRLGIDPKYTDQQLRTTVILPKGTGQTVRVAVIARGEKVTEATDAGADLAGSEELIDDIQKGMMDFDVLIATPDMMPKVAKLGRLLGPRGLMPSPKGGTVTTNLPQAIDEFKAGKLEFRADKSGIVHVMFGKASFESNDLLLNLKALQECIDRNKPSGAKGRYWRTMYVTATMGPAIEVDINALRDLKLAEAA, via the coding sequence ATGACCCGAAAAGTTTCACGTCGATTAAAAGAGCTGCAAGCCAAAGTAGAAGATCACAGCTATGAGCCATTAGCGGCTCTAGATCTGTTGAAAGAGACGGCTACGGCTAAGTTCCCAGAATCAGCGGAGGCCCATATTCGTTTGGGCATTGATCCTAAATACACCGATCAGCAACTTCGAACTACGGTAATTTTGCCAAAGGGGACAGGGCAAACCGTTCGAGTCGCCGTAATTGCTCGAGGCGAAAAGGTAACTGAAGCCACAGATGCAGGTGCTGACTTAGCCGGCTCTGAAGAACTCATTGACGATATTCAGAAAGGCATGATGGACTTTGATGTTCTCATTGCCACCCCCGACATGATGCCTAAGGTTGCTAAATTAGGTCGTCTGTTAGGGCCGCGGGGGCTGATGCCTTCTCCTAAAGGGGGCACAGTGACCACTAATTTGCCACAAGCAATCGATGAGTTCAAAGCGGGTAAATTAGAGTTCCGAGCGGATAAGTCTGGCATTGTCCACGTCATGTTTGGCAAAGCGTCCTTTGAGTCAAATGATTTGTTATTGAACTTAAAGGCTTTGCAGGAATGCATTGACAGAAATAAGCCTTCTGGTGCTAAGGGGCGTTATTGGCGAACAATGTATGTTACTGCTACAATGGGGCCTGCCATTGAAGTCGATATTAATGCCTTGCGTGACTTGAAGTTGGCAGAAGCAGCTTAA
- a CDS encoding copper-translocating P-type ATPase → METQIFKLRGMSCAACANNIEKAMGAVPGVETYSVNFGAEQATVTYNPQQASPADIQAAVDAAGYTAQPVQEDVLAFEYDAEQRERATENRKLTRKVIFSLIIGGVIVFGSIPVMTGVSIPFIPMWLHNPWLQLGLTTPVMVWAGNTFFINAWKAFKHHSGTMDTLVAVGTGAAFVYSLFPTFYPQWFIAQGLRPDVYFEVAAVIIALILLGNLLENRAKGQTSEAIRKLMGLQAKTARVIRGGQAIDIPVTEVVVGDVIRVRPGEKIPVDGEIMEGASTLDEAMVTGESLPVQKQAGDEVIGATLNKTGSFKFRATRVGKDTFLAQIVKLVQQAQGSKAPIQRLADQVTGWFVPVVIAIALLTFILWFNLMGNVTLALITTVGVLIIACPCALGLATPTSIMVGTGKGAENGILIKGADSLELAHKIQTLVLDKTGTITQGKPTVTDLVTVRGTADGNELALLKLAGSLEHNSEHPLAEAVVQYARAQGATLTDTQDFEAIAGSGVQGSVMGRRVQIGTYRWMTELGIDTESLKDPWDRLEKGGKTAVWLVVDGQVEAIMGIADAVKPSSASAIRGLQRMGLEVVMLTGDNRRTAEVIAREVNIQRVMAEVRPDQKAAQVAALQREGKVVAMVGDGINDAPALAQADVGMAIGTGTDVAIAASDITLISGDLQGIVTAIQLSRATLQNIRLNLFFAFIYNIAAIPIAAGILYPIFGWLLNPIIAGAAMAFSSVSVVSNALRLRNFRPRLYGF, encoded by the coding sequence ATGGAAACGCAAATCTTCAAATTACGGGGCATGAGCTGTGCCGCCTGTGCCAACAATATCGAAAAGGCCATGGGTGCTGTGCCTGGGGTGGAAACCTACAGCGTCAACTTTGGTGCGGAGCAAGCCACTGTTACCTATAACCCGCAACAAGCTAGCCCTGCCGACATTCAAGCGGCAGTGGATGCCGCAGGCTACACCGCCCAGCCTGTGCAAGAAGATGTCCTTGCCTTCGAATACGATGCGGAGCAGCGAGAAAGGGCCACAGAAAACCGCAAACTGACCCGCAAAGTCATCTTCAGTTTGATTATCGGGGGGGTGATTGTCTTTGGCTCCATCCCAGTCATGACAGGGGTTTCTATCCCGTTTATTCCGATGTGGCTGCACAATCCCTGGCTGCAATTGGGGTTGACGACTCCGGTGATGGTTTGGGCCGGGAATACCTTCTTTATCAACGCCTGGAAAGCGTTCAAGCACCATTCCGGCACGATGGATACCTTAGTCGCTGTGGGCACCGGAGCTGCCTTTGTATATTCTCTGTTTCCGACCTTCTACCCGCAATGGTTCATCGCGCAGGGGCTCAGACCCGATGTGTACTTTGAGGTGGCGGCTGTCATCATTGCCCTGATTTTGCTGGGGAACTTGCTAGAGAATCGCGCCAAAGGCCAGACCTCCGAAGCCATTCGTAAGCTGATGGGGCTCCAGGCTAAAACTGCACGGGTGATTCGTGGTGGGCAGGCAATCGATATTCCCGTGACGGAGGTGGTCGTGGGGGATGTCATTCGGGTACGGCCCGGTGAAAAGATTCCGGTGGATGGCGAGATTATGGAAGGGGCATCCACCCTCGATGAAGCTATGGTCACAGGGGAAAGCCTCCCGGTACAGAAACAGGCGGGGGATGAAGTCATTGGAGCCACCCTGAACAAGACCGGTAGCTTCAAATTTCGGGCCACGCGGGTAGGTAAAGACACCTTCCTGGCTCAGATTGTCAAACTCGTGCAGCAAGCACAGGGGTCGAAAGCCCCGATTCAGCGGTTGGCTGACCAGGTGACGGGATGGTTTGTGCCAGTGGTGATTGCGATCGCCCTCCTCACCTTCATTCTCTGGTTCAACCTCATGGGCAATGTCACCCTGGCGCTGATTACGACAGTCGGGGTGCTGATCATTGCCTGCCCCTGTGCGCTGGGGCTGGCCACTCCTACCTCCATCATGGTGGGCACTGGCAAAGGGGCGGAGAATGGCATTCTCATCAAAGGCGCTGACAGTCTGGAGCTAGCCCACAAAATCCAGACCCTGGTGCTGGATAAAACCGGCACCATCACCCAGGGCAAACCAACGGTGACGGACTTGGTGACCGTGCGGGGAACCGCTGACGGCAATGAGTTGGCGCTGCTGAAGTTAGCGGGTTCTTTGGAGCACAATTCAGAGCATCCTTTGGCGGAAGCGGTGGTGCAGTATGCCCGGGCGCAAGGAGCGACTCTAACGGATACGCAGGACTTTGAGGCGATTGCAGGCAGCGGCGTGCAAGGTTCAGTGATGGGTCGCAGAGTACAGATAGGCACCTATCGCTGGATGACTGAATTAGGAATTGACACCGAGAGCCTGAAAGACCCTTGGGATCGTCTGGAAAAAGGTGGCAAAACCGCTGTCTGGCTTGTCGTCGATGGACAGGTCGAAGCCATTATGGGGATTGCCGATGCGGTCAAACCGTCTTCAGCCAGTGCCATTCGGGGACTACAGCGAATGGGGCTAGAAGTGGTGATGCTGACGGGGGATAACCGTCGCACCGCTGAGGTGATTGCCCGCGAAGTGAATATTCAGCGCGTGATGGCGGAAGTGCGCCCGGATCAAAAGGCCGCGCAGGTTGCCGCCCTGCAGCGAGAGGGCAAAGTTGTGGCCATGGTCGGGGACGGCATCAACGACGCGCCAGCACTGGCCCAAGCCGATGTGGGTATGGCGATCGGGACTGGCACCGATGTGGCGATCGCCGCCAGCGATATTACGCTAATTTCGGGCGACTTGCAGGGCATTGTCACCGCTATTCAGCTCTCCCGCGCCACCCTGCAAAACATTCGGCTCAATCTGTTCTTTGCCTTCATCTACAACATCGCCGCCATTCCCATTGCAGCGGGTATTCTTTATCCCATTTTTGGCTGGCTGCTGAACCCCATTATTGCCGGAGCTGCCATGGCCTTCAGTTCGGTATCAGTCGTCAGCAATGCCCTGCGCCTGCGGAACTTCCGTCCTCGACTTTATGGATTTTAG
- a CDS encoding LysR family transcriptional regulator, with protein sequence MELRHLRYFVTVAEELHFGRAAHRLHMAQQPLSRQIRNLEDELGVQLLHRTKRTVRLTEAGEAFFQEAQKTLAQATHAVTVAQQVSRGETGQLQVGFTGPILNCALPAIVRQFRGRFPDIHLKLIRLSTNEQVKALLAEELHVGLLHPPIDTVRLSQQVIYREPLMALLPDMHPLAQDAPEPISVKNFANEPFILFPRQVGPVLYDSIISFCRQAGFSPTIIQEAFPQQTILGLVATGLGISLIHASIQQIHQQGVTVRPLIEATPILESAMVWCSDTAHPALPRFLDIVRELYLPNKKPSAAR encoded by the coding sequence ATGGAATTGCGTCATTTGCGCTATTTCGTAACGGTTGCTGAAGAGCTGCATTTTGGCCGTGCAGCCCATCGCCTCCATATGGCTCAGCAACCTCTGAGTCGGCAAATTCGCAACCTGGAAGATGAGTTAGGCGTCCAGCTTTTGCACCGCACCAAGCGAACCGTGCGGCTAACTGAGGCAGGGGAAGCATTCTTCCAAGAAGCCCAGAAAACCCTCGCCCAGGCTACACACGCTGTGACTGTTGCTCAGCAAGTCAGTCGGGGTGAAACAGGGCAACTCCAGGTTGGTTTTACAGGCCCTATCCTCAATTGTGCTTTACCCGCAATTGTTCGCCAGTTTAGAGGTCGATTTCCTGACATTCACCTGAAACTGATACGTCTATCCACCAACGAACAAGTCAAAGCCCTGCTGGCTGAGGAGCTTCATGTTGGGCTGCTCCATCCCCCAATTGATACCGTGCGTCTCAGTCAGCAAGTGATCTACCGTGAGCCTCTCATGGCCCTACTCCCTGACATGCATCCGCTAGCTCAAGATGCTCCTGAGCCAATCTCAGTGAAAAATTTTGCGAATGAGCCCTTTATCTTATTTCCTCGGCAGGTTGGCCCGGTGCTGTACGACTCGATTATCAGCTTTTGCCGACAAGCAGGCTTCAGTCCAACCATTATTCAGGAAGCATTTCCTCAACAAACCATCCTCGGACTTGTGGCAACGGGGCTGGGAATATCGCTGATTCACGCATCCATTCAGCAAATTCATCAACAGGGCGTCACTGTTAGGCCCTTGATAGAGGCAACCCCAATATTAGAATCCGCAATGGTATGGTGTTCAGACACAGCGCATCCAGCATTACCGCGATTTCTTGACATTGTTAGAGAACTCTATTTGCCTAATAAAAAACCCTCAGCAGCTCGCTAA
- the secE gene encoding preprotein translocase subunit SecE has protein sequence MAKKEAEKKESKREAAASQDAPKNAAVKFLKGTQEELGKVVWPSRQQLISESAAVILMVSLSATLIYLIDQLFGWASRQVF, from the coding sequence GTGGCTAAGAAAGAAGCTGAGAAGAAAGAGAGCAAGCGTGAGGCTGCAGCGAGTCAAGACGCTCCTAAGAATGCTGCAGTGAAGTTCTTGAAAGGAACTCAGGAAGAGTTGGGCAAGGTTGTTTGGCCATCTCGTCAGCAGTTGATTAGCGAATCTGCCGCTGTCATCTTGATGGTAAGCCTTTCAGCAACGCTGATTTATTTAATAGATCAGCTTTTTGGCTGGGCGTCTAGGCAGGTGTTCTAA
- a CDS encoding alpha/beta fold hydrolase, with amino-acid sequence MVGQNAVSVPEISRADFFVESDPGIEIFVREVKIDAASIGVPILLIHGGGPGGTASFDLDIPDYSLAASLALADHRVYVMNVRGWEYSTRPTALAEPAANNSPAVTSEEAVRDIDAVVDWIRDRTGQSTVALVGWATGGHWAGLYTSRNNDAVSHLVMLNSLYGVNAPWALTERFEDPSNPGTFDPSGGAYRVVDYVGFLRGWDNSIPTEDKAQWRDPAVADAYARTAVELDPTSLTRTPPSARIPTAYREESFNLAHGERYWNAQDIETPTLVIRGALDFWSRPEDVSALAAELINAPTVRTVTIPDATHYLFNDRPERGRDRFIQAVLTFLQMED; translated from the coding sequence ATGGTTGGCCAGAATGCGGTCTCTGTGCCGGAGATATCCCGCGCCGACTTTTTTGTGGAGAGTGATCCAGGCATTGAGATTTTCGTGCGAGAAGTGAAAATCGATGCCGCGTCAATTGGTGTCCCCATTCTGTTAATCCACGGGGGTGGGCCTGGGGGGACTGCATCCTTTGATCTTGATATTCCAGATTATTCCCTGGCCGCTAGCCTGGCGCTGGCAGATCATCGTGTTTATGTCATGAATGTGCGCGGATGGGAGTATTCAACCCGACCGACTGCTTTAGCTGAACCGGCAGCGAACAACTCTCCTGCGGTGACTTCTGAGGAAGCGGTGCGTGACATTGATGCGGTTGTGGATTGGATTCGAGATCGTACTGGGCAGTCTACCGTCGCACTGGTTGGTTGGGCTACGGGCGGACATTGGGCCGGGCTATATACCAGTCGAAACAACGACGCGGTCAGTCATCTGGTGATGTTGAACAGTCTCTACGGCGTCAACGCCCCCTGGGCGTTAACCGAGCGATTTGAAGATCCGAGTAACCCTGGAACCTTTGACCCTAGTGGGGGAGCATACCGCGTCGTTGATTATGTCGGGTTTCTGCGGGGGTGGGACAACTCCATCCCGACGGAAGATAAAGCTCAGTGGCGTGATCCAGCTGTTGCCGATGCCTATGCTCGGACAGCGGTTGAGCTAGATCCGACCAGCCTCACTCGTACACCACCCAGTGCACGCATCCCTACTGCCTATCGGGAAGAAAGTTTTAACCTGGCTCACGGGGAGCGATATTGGAACGCCCAGGATATTGAGACCCCTACACTCGTTATTCGAGGGGCACTAGATTTTTGGTCACGCCCAGAAGATGTATCGGCACTGGCGGCAGAATTGATTAACGCGCCAACGGTAAGAACCGTAACCATTCCAGATGCGACGCATTACCTGTTTAACGATCGCCCGGAGCGCGGGCGCGATCGCTTCATTCAAGCGGTGCTCACATTTTTACAGATGGAAGACTAG
- a CDS encoding recombinase family protein has product MLIGYEWISDTDSQAVQEAQRQALLNAGVAASHIYQDAEITQEERPGLQACLSTLQAEDTLMVWQLDRLVSSRSHLLKILQDLWQRNIGLKVLAGQGVVLDTARLNLKLAIDIIAALSELEAQVLRKRTMKAQAEARARGQQIGPHRKMTVAMLRQAMTAMAESKLSMAAIANEIGVTRATLYNYLNGDGSPKPAGKKLLAEAEDKENP; this is encoded by the coding sequence GTGCTGATTGGCTATGAATGGATTTCTGACACCGATAGCCAAGCGGTGCAGGAAGCTCAGCGTCAAGCATTGCTCAATGCTGGGGTGGCAGCATCTCATATCTATCAAGATGCTGAGATCACGCAAGAAGAGCGACCTGGTCTACAAGCCTGTCTCAGCACGTTGCAGGCCGAAGACACATTAATGGTTTGGCAACTGGATCGATTAGTATCCAGTCGATCCCACTTGCTGAAAATTTTGCAGGATCTTTGGCAGCGGAACATTGGCCTAAAGGTCTTGGCTGGGCAGGGAGTTGTCCTGGATACAGCTCGCCTTAATCTGAAATTGGCCATCGACATCATCGCTGCTCTTAGTGAACTTGAAGCTCAAGTCTTGCGCAAACGCACAATGAAAGCCCAGGCAGAAGCCCGTGCGCGAGGACAACAGATCGGACCCCACCGCAAAATGACAGTTGCTATGTTGCGGCAAGCGATGACAGCGATGGCGGAGTCTAAGCTCAGCATGGCTGCCATTGCAAACGAGATTGGTGTTACGCGCGCCACGCTCTACAACTACCTCAATGGAGATGGATCTCCCAAGCCTGCTGGAAAAAAGCTATTAGCGGAAGCAGAGGACAAGGAAAACCCTTAG
- the nusG gene encoding transcription termination/antitermination protein NusG, whose protein sequence is MISAEEFHPDDTLDPSEGSADKAPKGSSRWYAIQVASGCEKKVKASLEQRIQTLDVADRVLQIEIPQTPVRKVRKDGKHHDVDEKVFPGYVLIRMMLDDEAWQVIKNTPHVINFVGAEQRRAYGRGRGHVKPMPLSRSEVERIFKQTQEQKPVVKVDMEAGDRITVLSGPFKDFEGEVIEVSPERSKLKALLSIFGRDTPVELEFNQVQKES, encoded by the coding sequence ATGATCTCTGCAGAAGAATTCCACCCTGACGATACTCTAGACCCCTCTGAAGGCAGTGCTGATAAGGCACCTAAAGGGTCTTCGCGTTGGTATGCCATTCAGGTTGCCTCTGGTTGTGAGAAAAAGGTGAAAGCCAGTTTAGAGCAGCGCATTCAGACCCTGGATGTCGCTGATCGCGTCCTGCAGATTGAGATTCCCCAAACTCCGGTCAGGAAGGTTCGAAAAGACGGCAAGCATCATGATGTTGATGAGAAGGTGTTTCCTGGCTACGTGCTGATTCGCATGATGTTGGACGATGAAGCCTGGCAGGTAATCAAGAACACCCCCCACGTCATCAACTTCGTTGGTGCTGAGCAGCGGCGCGCCTACGGTCGGGGTCGAGGTCATGTGAAGCCAATGCCCCTAAGCCGCTCTGAGGTAGAGCGTATCTTTAAGCAGACCCAAGAGCAAAAGCCCGTTGTCAAGGTAGACATGGAAGCGGGCGATCGCATTACCGTGTTGTCTGGCCCCTTCAAAGACTTTGAGGGTGAGGTGATTGAGGTCAGCCCTGAACGCAGTAAGCTGAAGGCTTTGCTGTCTATCTTCGGGCGTGATACCCCCGTGGAATTGGAATTTAACCAGGTACAGAAAGAGAGTTAG
- a CDS encoding hemerythrin family protein, translating into MTIAHWQEDYLTGDTRIDQEHQTLFDMVNALHDAIQASAEPAQLQAMISTMASHTVEHFQHEEALMRAHHYLGYGRHKQVHDRLLAKVTRLLEQFDQQDDVVLTDNLTEFLTEWLAHHIRGEDQNMIQFLRTTVGSPGMAIAERT; encoded by the coding sequence ATGACCATTGCCCACTGGCAAGAAGATTATTTAACTGGCGATACCCGTATCGATCAAGAGCACCAAACCTTGTTTGATATGGTCAATGCTCTCCACGATGCCATTCAAGCTTCTGCCGAGCCTGCCCAACTACAGGCCATGATCTCCACCATGGCAAGTCATACCGTCGAGCACTTTCAGCATGAGGAAGCTTTGATGCGGGCTCATCACTATCTCGGCTACGGTCGCCACAAACAAGTTCACGATCGCTTGCTGGCAAAAGTCACTCGATTACTAGAGCAGTTTGACCAGCAAGACGACGTTGTACTCACCGATAACTTAACGGAGTTTCTGACTGAGTGGCTTGCCCACCATATCCGAGGAGAAGACCAAAACATGATTCAGTTCCTGCGCACGACAGTAGGTTCTCCTGGAATGGCCATCGCCGAGAGAACTTGA
- a CDS encoding cupredoxin domain-containing protein codes for MRYQSITLSGLISLGLLLGLAIGTPAQMHDDRAAPRTDEFRPIEQPLWIKALVTGGGLGLIGLELWWFLFSQSKTRKAKTNDGVQEITVTVDGGYDPSQIVVQVGQPVRLNFYRTDPSSCLEEVRLPDFRIAQTLPVNQTTAIEFTPEQPGRYEFACGMNMFRGTVEAVVDLAPNTNRHSPTVTGSVA; via the coding sequence ATGCGTTACCAATCAATTACCCTCAGTGGCCTCATCAGCCTGGGCCTCCTTTTGGGACTAGCCATAGGCACACCGGCCCAGATGCATGATGATAGGGCAGCTCCCCGAACCGACGAATTTCGCCCCATTGAGCAGCCCTTATGGATCAAAGCCTTGGTGACAGGGGGTGGTCTGGGCCTGATTGGCTTGGAACTTTGGTGGTTTCTGTTCAGCCAGTCTAAGACCCGCAAAGCCAAAACCAATGATGGCGTGCAAGAAATCACGGTGACTGTCGATGGCGGCTATGACCCCAGCCAGATTGTGGTGCAGGTCGGTCAACCCGTGCGGCTCAATTTTTACCGTACTGATCCAAGCAGCTGTCTAGAAGAAGTCCGCTTGCCCGACTTTCGGATTGCCCAAACCTTGCCCGTCAATCAGACCACCGCGATTGAGTTTACCCCCGAGCAGCCAGGACGCTATGAGTTCGCCTGCGGCATGAATATGTTCCGAGGCACGGTCGAGGCAGTGGTCGATTTAGCCCCGAACACTAACCGACATTCTCCTACAGTGACAGGCTCAGTAGCTTAA
- a CDS encoding DUF1211 domain-containing protein, which translates to MHLQRLSRLSDLIFAGAMTIMALTFEPLPLQEMTSSEVTELLQRQLPSFGIYALTFIGIAFYWISQIHQFQYYKKTDTVHLWLILLSLMFVAILPYANDLSALYDGILSIQVFYSLSVAGIGIFSAAAWIYATHNRRLVAQNISEQTIRKIRQENYIEPIIALLSIVGALIHPLGWVLTFLVGFPLIFMIQMLFQVKEKS; encoded by the coding sequence ATGCATCTTCAACGTTTATCGCGATTAAGCGATCTCATTTTTGCTGGAGCCATGACCATTATGGCCTTAACGTTTGAGCCGCTCCCACTACAAGAAATGACCTCTTCAGAAGTGACTGAGCTTCTGCAAAGACAGCTACCATCGTTTGGCATATATGCTCTTACGTTTATTGGGATAGCTTTCTACTGGATCTCTCAAATCCATCAGTTTCAATATTACAAAAAGACAGACACTGTTCACTTATGGCTTATCTTACTCTCTTTAATGTTTGTCGCCATTTTACCTTACGCCAATGATCTGTCGGCTCTCTATGACGGCATATTGTCAATCCAAGTATTTTACAGTTTATCTGTAGCGGGCATTGGTATTTTTTCTGCAGCTGCTTGGATCTACGCCACACATAATCGACGGCTGGTTGCTCAGAATATATCCGAACAAACCATTCGAAAGATTCGACAAGAAAACTATATCGAACCTATTATTGCGCTGCTGTCAATTGTGGGTGCACTAATTCATCCTTTGGGTTGGGTATTAACGTTTCTAGTCGGATTTCCGTTGATTTTTATGATTCAAATGCTATTCCAAGTCAAGGAGAAATCGTGA
- a CDS encoding 50S ribosomal protein L10: protein MGRTLENKKEIVAELKGLLSDSQLALVIDYKGLSVSEITDLRSRLREKGAVCKVTKNTLMRLAVEEDENWKPMTQFLKDSSAFLLVKDDLGGAIKAYQAFQKDTKKTELRGGVMEGRALSNDDLDAITNLPSKEELIARIAGAINAVPTKLAVGTKAVPTKLAVGIKEVPASLVRAIKAVSEKEQDAA, encoded by the coding sequence ATGGGGAGAACGCTAGAGAACAAGAAGGAGATTGTTGCGGAACTCAAAGGGCTTCTTAGTGATTCTCAGCTAGCGCTTGTAATTGATTACAAGGGGCTATCTGTATCTGAAATCACTGACCTCCGTAGCCGTCTTCGAGAAAAGGGTGCCGTTTGCAAAGTGACTAAAAACACTTTGATGCGGCTTGCCGTTGAAGAGGACGAAAACTGGAAACCCATGACGCAGTTCTTAAAGGACTCGTCAGCTTTCCTGCTCGTTAAAGATGACTTAGGCGGCGCAATCAAAGCCTATCAAGCTTTCCAAAAAGACACGAAGAAAACAGAACTTCGTGGTGGCGTAATGGAAGGTCGGGCACTTAGCAATGATGACCTCGATGCCATCACTAATCTGCCGTCTAAGGAAGAATTGATTGCTCGCATTGCAGGGGCAATCAATGCTGTGCCTACCAAGCTGGCAGTGGGAACCAAGGCTGTGCCTACCAAACTGGCAGTGGGTATCAAAGAGGTTCCAGCTTCTTTGGTGCGGGCTATCAAGGCAGTATCCGAAAAAGAACAAGATGCTGCTTAA
- a CDS encoding DUF4090 family protein: MSNISQPTTGADAVDAAIAQGLDLDGSPIPPTKLELYKTVMAKEAGRQRSGVQNTMRSRIVRIGAKHFSQADLNQMLLDAEFTPLKEKEIAFYYGGK; this comes from the coding sequence ATGTCCAACATTTCTCAACCGACGACGGGAGCAGATGCCGTTGACGCGGCGATCGCCCAAGGCCTTGACCTAGATGGTAGCCCTATTCCCCCTACAAAGCTTGAGCTTTATAAAACCGTGATGGCAAAAGAAGCGGGTCGCCAGCGCAGCGGCGTTCAAAATACGATGCGATCGCGGATTGTGCGGATTGGGGCCAAGCATTTTTCCCAGGCAGATCTCAACCAAATGCTCTTAGATGCTGAGTTTACCCCTTTAAAAGAAAAGGAAATCGCTTTTTATTACGGTGGGAAATAA